Proteins encoded within one genomic window of Aquarana catesbeiana isolate 2022-GZ linkage group LG03, ASM4218655v1, whole genome shotgun sequence:
- the LOC141134284 gene encoding olfactory receptor 11L1-like has protein sequence MIMYDRNQTPVSEIIFLGFPNLHKFNSIIFVLLLLIYLVTIKGNLLIITLVANTKKLQSPMYFFLTQLSISDILLTTDVAPNTLANVMNGGVVMSLVGCITQFYIFGASEALECFILTVMAYDRYLAICNPLRYSSMMDYPMFLNLILLSWLLGFSFVIIPTITICTLDFCGPHVIDHFFCDMEPILELSCSDAYTVRLEALLLSVPVMVLPLMITLTSYGCIVQAILKISSNIGRQKSFSTCSSHLTVVCMFYGTLIGIYMLPKNSSSLNISKVISLLYTVVTPMLNPIIYSLRNKDIKEAAKAILLTNKPYNK, from the coding sequence ATGATTATGTATGACAGAAACCAAACACCAGTCTCTGAGATCATTTTCCTTGGATTCCCGAATCTTCACAAGTTCAATAGTATTATATTTGTCCTGCTCCTTCTAATTTATTTAGTGACAATTAAAGGAAATCTCTTGATCATAACTTTGGTAGCAAACACCAAGAAGCTCCAGtctcccatgtacttcttcctCACCCAGCTGTCCATATCGGACATACTGCTGACAACAGATGTTGCCCCCAACACACTTGCCAATGTAATGAATGGGGGGGTTGTTATGTCCCTTGTTGGTTGTATCACTCAGTTTTATATCTTTGGTGCTTCTGAAGCTTTGGAATGCTTTATATTAACTGTGATGGCTTATGACCGGTACCTGGCTATCTGTAACCCTCTCAGATATTCCTCAATGATGGACTATCCAATGTTTCTAAACCTGATCCTTCTTTCTTGGTTGTTGGGCTTTTCCTTTGTAATAATACCCACCATAACTATATGTACTTTGGATTTCTGTGGGCCTCATGTCATCGATCATTTTTTCTGTGATATGGAGCCCATTTTGGAACTATCTTGTTCAGATGCATACACTGTTCGCTTGGAGGCTCTCTTACTAAGTGTCCCTGTAATGGTACTCCCACTAATGATAACACTAACATCATATGGATGCATTGTTCAAGCTATCCTCAAGATTTCATCCAATATTGGCAGACAGAAGTCCTTCTCAACTTGCAGTTCCCATCTAACAGTGGTTTGCATGTTTTATGGAACTCTTATTGGCATTTACATGCTTCCAAAAAACAGTTCATCTTTAAATATATCTAAAGTGATTTCCCTGTTGTACACTGTGGTGACGCCAATGCTCAATCCTATCATATACAGTCTAAGAAATAAAGATATCAAAGAAGCTGCCAAAGCTATATTATTGACCAATAAACCCTATAATAAATAA